In the Leptospira limi genome, one interval contains:
- a CDS encoding PP2C family protein-serine/threonine phosphatase: MRELAITILSSLLFFLILFFSIIGIQNSSRKLPFYYYPSGLIVNIGEENKTHWGNSIVTSDLERFESIGDLSGIDSYTLKLKNSQGEIYEQEFKLKNIRKTDVLGVFFSDLFLAFFSLAIAVYFYYSTRDALIFGFFFNFGLIILSNVFVLAFKNSIFLFILTLYLGSFLQYHLIYRLRGKEINSKWLLPQVLISFIMAMIASQEKYDLILIERIGVVAHAITVLFGSINIIANVVELIRSKPQEEALLKRLVLVFSIVIYVALPTSILFFDGYPWFYVHRSFFIYTYLLFILSFFYGTYRYTFVPSFVIFTPSIITLILVGIILGTYIGSIFVLDYLLPIRYLRDRWVFNFIFLFLVTAYLIPLKLKVKELFDYWFFEKNPKLSAGINKITALLSSPLSMRKTILTINKTVKETVNVSNLIILIPGDQFANTDLRNIDFMRISPQSEIWNYFKSTDRVTVTSHLEYGIGLRETLYNFLKGLHVQLAFPAYDSSSNKKNIQAMILIGEKLDKKYFSIGELKFINEVVKISGMLLENYSLLEDEIQKRKIVRDIQTASIVDNTLRLILPSEVKGIDYGYISKPAVGISGDYLDIIPISNTKMIVLLGDVAGHGLGTGFLVSAIKGIVREQLRNGTSLEGLFREINSFFRARYKGNEFMTLLGGIFDSTENVFKYVNAGHLSLIEMRADGQIKLHSKTQRVLGILETDYHVQELKLLPGTKLFLYSDGITEAFSERDEIFGEETLIDFLHYNADKTVKELPSLLDQRMTQFRGNREQSDDITFIGLSFSPN, translated from the coding sequence ATGAGAGAACTGGCAATCACAATCCTCTCCTCTTTACTATTTTTCCTTATTCTGTTTTTTTCGATTATTGGAATTCAAAATAGTTCAAGAAAACTTCCCTTTTATTATTACCCATCAGGACTGATTGTTAATATTGGTGAAGAAAATAAAACCCATTGGGGAAATTCAATTGTCACTTCCGATTTGGAAAGGTTTGAATCCATTGGTGATTTGTCTGGAATAGATTCCTATACATTAAAACTTAAAAACTCACAGGGAGAAATTTACGAACAAGAATTTAAATTAAAGAATATTCGCAAAACAGATGTTTTGGGTGTCTTTTTTTCTGATCTATTTTTAGCATTTTTTAGTTTAGCAATTGCTGTTTATTTTTATTATTCAACTAGAGATGCATTAATATTTGGATTTTTCTTTAATTTTGGATTAATTATATTATCCAATGTATTTGTACTCGCTTTCAAAAATTCCATATTTTTATTCATTTTAACCTTATATTTAGGAAGTTTTTTACAATACCATTTAATCTATCGCCTTCGAGGGAAAGAAATTAATTCAAAATGGTTATTACCACAAGTGTTGATATCTTTCATTATGGCAATGATTGCATCACAAGAGAAGTATGATTTAATTCTGATTGAACGAATAGGAGTTGTTGCACATGCAATCACTGTTTTATTTGGATCAATTAATATCATTGCAAATGTCGTTGAGTTGATACGATCAAAACCTCAAGAAGAAGCACTTCTAAAACGATTGGTTTTAGTATTTTCTATTGTCATCTATGTAGCCTTACCTACAAGTATTTTGTTTTTTGATGGTTATCCTTGGTTTTATGTTCACCGATCATTCTTTATATATACATATTTATTATTTATACTAAGTTTTTTCTATGGGACATATCGATATACATTTGTTCCATCGTTTGTAATCTTTACACCTAGTATTATTACTTTAATTTTAGTTGGTATTATTTTAGGAACCTATATTGGTTCTATTTTTGTCTTAGATTATCTTTTACCCATTCGTTACTTAAGAGATAGATGGGTTTTTAATTTTATCTTTTTATTTTTGGTAACTGCATATTTAATTCCCCTGAAACTGAAAGTGAAGGAACTTTTTGATTATTGGTTTTTTGAGAAAAATCCAAAACTCAGTGCGGGTATCAATAAAATCACAGCATTGTTATCTTCTCCATTATCAATGAGAAAAACCATTCTCACGATTAACAAAACTGTGAAGGAAACTGTAAATGTTTCCAATTTAATCATCCTTATTCCAGGTGATCAATTTGCAAATACTGATCTCAGAAATATTGATTTTATGAGAATCTCCCCACAATCTGAGATATGGAATTATTTCAAAAGTACTGATCGTGTCACTGTAACCTCACATTTAGAATATGGAATTGGGCTCAGAGAAACACTTTATAATTTTTTGAAAGGATTACATGTTCAATTGGCATTTCCAGCTTATGATTCTTCCTCAAACAAAAAGAATATCCAAGCTATGATTTTGATCGGAGAAAAATTAGATAAAAAATATTTTTCAATTGGTGAATTAAAATTCATTAATGAAGTTGTGAAAATTTCGGGAATGTTACTTGAAAACTATAGTTTATTGGAAGATGAAATTCAAAAACGTAAAATTGTAAGAGATATACAAACAGCTTCCATTGTGGACAACACTTTACGTTTGATTTTACCTAGTGAAGTAAAAGGGATTGATTACGGTTATATATCAAAACCCGCTGTTGGTATTTCTGGAGATTATTTAGACATTATCCCTATTTCTAATACCAAAATGATTGTTTTGTTAGGTGATGTTGCTGGTCATGGACTTGGAACTGGATTTTTAGTGAGTGCCATCAAGGGTATTGTAAGGGAACAACTTAGAAATGGTACTTCACTGGAAGGATTATTCCGAGAAATTAATTCCTTTTTTCGTGCGAGATACAAAGGGAATGAATTTATGACCTTACTTGGTGGAATATTCGACTCAACTGAAAATGTATTTAAGTATGTAAATGCAGGTCATCTTTCCTTAATAGAAATGCGTGCTGATGGACAAATCAAATTACATTCTAAAACTCAACGAGTGTTAGGTATTTTGGAAACTGATTACCATGTTCAAGAATTAAAACTTTTACCAGGAACCAAACTATTCTTGTATTCAGATGGGATTACAGAAGCCTTTAGTGAACGAGATGAAATATTTGGAGAGGAGACTCTTATTGATTTTTTACATTATAATGCAGACAAAACGGTCAAAGAACTCCCCTCTTTACTCGACCAAAGAATGACACAATTCAGAGGAAATCGGGAACAATCAGACGATATTACATTTATTGGTCTTTCTTTTAGCCCCAACTAG
- a CDS encoding M50 family metallopeptidase yields MMAEKPVKFVIFLSLILSLVAFWDHQFTSYLKEFVVLIHEICHATAALFSGGVVKGITLHGNEGGETIAVPASFRGSFILVVSAGYIGSSIVGAFLLRLGFQGRHARQTMILFGLFLISVSVLYSKLGDLAYFTGIFWGVGILVLGMLGETTSILSLVFLGTSISLYSLYDLSDFAERLAETDAGILAFWMAGLGPEDLQNEEIPTVVLILGYLIATLWSLLSIGIIFMSLRTSLSHDEVHHSPDPVEQFERFPGELSPEAKLWLEKRGVDPESGIVLPPNFFLDPPSKDNQG; encoded by the coding sequence ATGATGGCAGAAAAACCCGTTAAATTTGTCATTTTTTTATCGCTCATCCTTAGTTTAGTCGCGTTTTGGGACCACCAATTCACTTCGTACTTAAAAGAGTTTGTGGTTTTGATTCACGAAATCTGCCATGCAACGGCCGCACTTTTTAGCGGTGGTGTTGTGAAAGGAATCACTCTTCACGGTAATGAAGGTGGAGAGACCATAGCAGTTCCTGCATCCTTTCGAGGTTCTTTTATCTTAGTCGTATCGGCAGGATACATTGGATCATCCATTGTTGGAGCATTTTTGTTACGTTTGGGTTTCCAAGGCCGACATGCTCGCCAAACAATGATTTTGTTTGGTTTGTTTTTGATTTCTGTCAGCGTGTTGTATTCAAAATTAGGTGATCTAGCTTATTTTACAGGTATTTTCTGGGGAGTTGGGATTTTAGTTTTAGGAATGTTAGGTGAAACTACCTCGATCCTTTCCCTCGTTTTTTTAGGTACTAGCATTTCATTGTATTCTTTATATGATTTATCTGATTTTGCGGAACGGCTCGCAGAAACCGATGCGGGAATCCTTGCCTTTTGGATGGCAGGCCTTGGACCTGAAGATTTACAAAATGAAGAAATTCCAACAGTGGTTTTGATATTGGGATATTTGATCGCAACACTTTGGTCTTTGCTTAGCATTGGGATCATTTTTATGTCTCTCCGAACTTCTCTTTCTCACGATGAAGTCCACCATTCTCCAGATCCTGTGGAACAATTTGAACGATTCCCTGGAGAACTCTCACCAGAAGCCAAACTTTGGTTGGAAAAACGGGGGGTTGATCCAGAAAGTGGGATCGTTTTACCTCCAAATTTCTTCTTAGACCCTCCATCGAAAGACAACCAAGGTTAG
- a CDS encoding UDP-glucuronic acid decarboxylase family protein translates to MAKRILITGGAGFIGSHLAERLLNAGNKIIVLDNFHTGRKENLTHLLSNPNFELIRHDITDPIKLEVDQIYNMACPASPVHYQSNPIKTVKTNVLGTMNMLGLAKRVKARILQASTSEVYGNPLEHPQTESYWGNVNTIGIRSCYDEGKRVAETLCFDYHRQHGVEIRVIRIFNTYGPRMIPDDGRVVSNFIVQALRGEDITIYGDGSQTRSFCFVDDLVKGIIDMMNVENFVGPVNLGNDGEFTVKELAELVIKETGSKSKIIYLPLPQDDPTRRKPNLSLAKEKLNYTTTVPLVEGVKKTIEYFSKRV, encoded by the coding sequence ATGGCAAAAAGAATTCTCATAACGGGGGGAGCTGGGTTCATCGGGTCTCATTTAGCAGAAAGACTGCTCAATGCTGGAAACAAAATCATTGTTTTAGACAATTTTCACACTGGTAGAAAAGAAAATCTCACTCACCTACTTTCCAATCCTAATTTTGAACTCATCCGTCACGACATCACAGATCCAATCAAATTAGAAGTGGATCAAATTTATAACATGGCATGTCCTGCATCACCTGTCCATTACCAAAGTAACCCCATCAAAACCGTAAAAACAAACGTGTTAGGTACGATGAATATGTTGGGTCTTGCCAAACGAGTTAAAGCAAGGATCCTACAAGCAAGTACTTCAGAAGTATATGGTAACCCACTCGAACACCCTCAAACGGAGTCGTATTGGGGAAATGTGAATACCATCGGTATTCGTAGTTGTTACGATGAAGGGAAACGTGTGGCAGAAACTTTGTGTTTTGATTACCACAGACAACATGGGGTTGAAATCCGAGTCATTCGCATTTTTAATACATATGGCCCAAGAATGATACCAGATGATGGACGGGTTGTCAGTAATTTTATCGTACAAGCGTTACGTGGTGAAGATATCACGATTTATGGTGATGGAAGCCAAACTCGGTCTTTTTGTTTTGTGGATGATCTCGTAAAAGGTATCATCGATATGATGAACGTTGAAAATTTTGTGGGTCCAGTCAATCTAGGTAACGACGGTGAATTTACTGTCAAAGAACTAGCAGAACTAGTGATCAAAGAAACTGGAAGTAAATCAAAAATAATTTACCTTCCACTCCCTCAAGATGATCCAACAAGAAGAAAGCCAAACTTAAGTTTGGCGAAAGAAAAACTGAATTATACTACCACTGTTCCACTCGTGGAAGGTGTAAAAAAAACCATCGAATATTTTAGCAAAAGAGTATAA
- a CDS encoding Re/Si-specific NAD(P)(+) transhydrogenase subunit alpha yields the protein MKIGVIKEPSYENRVAITPDVIDPLKKLGFSVAIETTAGDSAFFSDQDYKDVGATVESRDSILSGSDIVVSIHALDEASAKKIGKDKMYIATLSPLAFPKKVKEIAAASFKIFSMDTIPRITRAQSMDVLSSQATVSGYKAVLLAASNYSRFFPMLTTAAGTITPARVLILGAGVAGLQAIATSRRLGAVVDVFDTRPEVKEQCMSLGAKFVEVEGAADASNTGGYAVEQSEDYQRRQKEAIAKFAEKADIIITTALIPGKRAPLLITKEMVDKMRQGSVIVDLAAVNGGNCELTENDKTIVYKGITIIGNSNLQSTQPMDASKMYAKNIVNFLKLFVNKEKQFNINLEDEIINACMIAENGSIRHKPTLALLGE from the coding sequence ATGAAAATAGGCGTAATCAAAGAACCATCGTATGAAAACCGAGTTGCAATCACACCAGATGTGATTGATCCATTGAAAAAGTTAGGCTTCAGTGTTGCGATTGAAACTACAGCTGGAGACAGCGCATTTTTCTCAGACCAAGACTACAAAGATGTTGGTGCAACAGTGGAATCGAGAGATTCTATTTTATCTGGCTCCGATATCGTAGTTTCCATTCATGCATTAGATGAAGCGAGTGCTAAAAAGATTGGAAAAGATAAAATGTACATCGCTACATTATCACCATTGGCTTTCCCTAAAAAAGTGAAAGAAATTGCAGCGGCTTCATTCAAAATCTTTTCGATGGATACGATCCCAAGGATTACACGAGCACAATCTATGGATGTTCTCAGTAGCCAAGCAACGGTTTCTGGTTACAAAGCAGTTTTACTTGCTGCGTCTAACTACAGTCGATTTTTTCCAATGTTAACAACTGCTGCTGGTACAATTACACCTGCACGTGTATTAATCCTTGGAGCAGGAGTTGCAGGTTTGCAAGCGATTGCAACCTCACGTCGTTTAGGTGCAGTAGTTGATGTTTTTGATACTCGACCAGAAGTTAAAGAACAGTGTATGTCACTTGGTGCGAAGTTTGTTGAAGTGGAAGGTGCAGCAGATGCATCCAATACTGGTGGTTATGCGGTAGAACAATCGGAAGACTACCAAAGACGCCAAAAAGAAGCAATTGCAAAGTTTGCCGAAAAAGCAGATATCATCATTACTACGGCGCTCATTCCTGGAAAACGTGCACCTCTTCTGATTACAAAAGAGATGGTTGATAAAATGAGACAAGGTTCTGTCATTGTAGATCTTGCAGCAGTAAACGGTGGAAACTGTGAATTAACTGAAAATGATAAAACCATTGTTTACAAAGGGATCACAATCATTGGGAATTCAAACCTACAAAGTACACAACCAATGGATGCAAGTAAAATGTATGCAAAGAACATTGTGAACTTTCTCAAACTGTTTGTGAACAAAGAAAAACAATTTAATATCAACCTAGAAGATGAAATCATCAATGCATGTATGATTGCTGAAAATGGTTCTATCCGACACAAACCAACACTTGCTCTTTTAGGAGAGTAA
- a CDS encoding lysophospholipid acyltransferase family protein, producing the protein MKYIGYFLSFIVVYSFYFPFKILPYQWCLSYGMFLTNLIYQFDKKHRKVAAENIRFAFPNYSEDQILNLVKAHYRHLGILLAHTLWAPRMTRAWLNKYLVLDESSLKIEEDTKKEGVGVILISGHFGTWEILVQFLGIRMKGGGIYKKVRNPFVDTLLKRMRSKNGVVLVPVEESTQVIKLLKQGYWIGFGADQNAGKAGIFVPFMNRQASTFVGPALMAYLTGAKMLYYSVLAGDNGKVIVRVKDLGFVDKKLYPKKDDVIRHYTELWTKTLEEEVKLFPEQYFWVHRRWRTQPQQIDSNSTSN; encoded by the coding sequence ATGAAATACATCGGATACTTTTTATCATTCATCGTAGTTTATTCATTTTATTTTCCCTTTAAGATTTTGCCATACCAATGGTGCCTTTCTTATGGGATGTTTTTAACGAACTTAATTTATCAATTTGATAAAAAACATAGGAAAGTAGCTGCAGAAAATATTCGTTTTGCATTCCCAAATTATTCAGAGGATCAGATTTTAAATTTGGTCAAAGCGCATTATCGTCATTTGGGCATTTTACTTGCACACACTCTATGGGCACCTCGTATGACGCGCGCTTGGTTAAATAAGTATCTTGTTCTTGATGAATCCAGTTTAAAAATAGAAGAAGATACCAAAAAAGAAGGTGTAGGAGTTATTTTAATTTCCGGACATTTTGGTACATGGGAAATTTTAGTACAGTTTTTAGGAATCCGTATGAAGGGTGGTGGTATTTACAAAAAAGTTAGAAATCCATTTGTTGATACCTTGCTGAAAAGGATGCGATCTAAAAATGGTGTTGTTTTAGTTCCTGTTGAAGAATCCACACAAGTCATCAAACTACTCAAACAAGGGTATTGGATTGGATTTGGTGCAGACCAAAACGCCGGTAAAGCAGGCATATTTGTTCCTTTCATGAATCGACAAGCCTCTACGTTTGTAGGTCCAGCTCTCATGGCATACCTCACTGGTGCCAAAATGTTATATTATTCTGTGTTAGCTGGTGATAATGGTAAGGTAATTGTAAGAGTAAAAGACCTTGGATTTGTTGATAAAAAGTTATATCCTAAAAAGGATGATGTGATTCGCCATTATACAGAACTTTGGACAAAAACTTTAGAGGAAGAAGTTAAGTTATTCCCTGAGCAATACTTTTGGGTACATCGTAGATGGAGAACCCAACCCCAACAGATCGATTCGAACTCAACTTCAAACTAG
- a CDS encoding phosphatase PAP2 family protein has product MNWISRVDLKLSTWIQKHLHHKNLSWVLSRINRGEMFALVLLPLMFLSELYKPVYLSLPFVLVFTYMTDRLVLVLKKYFARKRPLVSVMGKVDSNPDMKHSFPSAHSANSIVVATILVFAFRETPYFFLFSLFAGVGRLITLHHFVSDIIGGWVIGFVIGLIAVTVHFFLWPYLVTL; this is encoded by the coding sequence ATGAATTGGATTAGCAGAGTAGATTTAAAGTTATCCACTTGGATACAAAAACACTTACATCATAAAAACCTTAGTTGGGTTTTATCTCGAATCAATCGAGGAGAGATGTTTGCATTGGTTTTACTGCCACTTATGTTTTTAAGTGAACTATACAAACCTGTTTATCTTAGTCTGCCATTTGTTTTGGTTTTTACGTATATGACTGATCGATTGGTTTTGGTATTAAAAAAGTATTTCGCCAGAAAACGTCCACTAGTGAGTGTTATGGGTAAAGTGGATTCAAATCCAGATATGAAACATTCGTTTCCATCTGCACATAGTGCAAATTCAATTGTTGTTGCAACAATACTAGTTTTTGCATTTCGAGAAACACCCTATTTCTTTTTATTTAGTTTGTTTGCTGGAGTGGGAAGGTTGATCACCTTACACCATTTTGTTAGTGATATTATTGGAGGATGGGTCATAGGCTTTGTGATTGGACTTATTGCAGTAACAGTCCATTTCTTTTTATGGCCATATTTGGTAACCTTATGA
- the hisS gene encoding histidine--tRNA ligase, with product MKEQKLTTENYKGTRDFYPEDMRLRNYLFSVMKDVVRSYGYEEYDGPMVESLDLYRAKTGEEIVGKQIYNFIDKGDREVAIRPEMTPTVARMVAKKLRELPRPIRWFSIPNLWRYEQPGHGRLREHWQLNVDMFGVATSRAELEILSLACDILFAFGAPRNSFKVTISHRSLLDEFLLDGLKVSPNQAHEVSKILDKKNKITQDEYITLVSKTIPNDSSAVSKIDLFLNSTVETLNQIPGIKEETLSAIKGLFQEINMIGLEDIVHFDPSVVRGFDYYTGFIFEIFDSSPQNKRSLYGGGRYDNLIGLFSNEELTGIGFGLGDVTLQNFLTVHNLLPSFKNDATVYIPLLDDSSFAENHNFAKQLRKEKINVEVSLVSQKMGKQLSYAEKKRYRWILLRGEDEIKAGTVTLKDMATRDQFTFSFSEALQKIKEELLK from the coding sequence TTGAAAGAACAGAAATTAACTACAGAAAATTATAAGGGAACTCGGGATTTTTATCCTGAGGATATGCGCCTTCGGAATTATCTTTTTTCTGTCATGAAAGACGTCGTAAGGTCTTATGGATATGAAGAGTATGACGGCCCTATGGTCGAATCCTTAGATTTATACCGAGCAAAAACTGGTGAAGAAATTGTAGGAAAACAAATTTATAACTTTATCGATAAGGGTGATCGCGAAGTTGCCATACGACCAGAAATGACTCCTACGGTTGCAAGAATGGTGGCAAAAAAATTACGTGAGTTACCAAGGCCAATTCGTTGGTTTTCCATTCCTAATTTATGGCGTTATGAACAACCAGGCCATGGACGACTCAGGGAACATTGGCAATTAAACGTTGATATGTTTGGCGTTGCAACGAGTCGTGCAGAGTTAGAAATATTATCCCTTGCCTGTGACATCCTCTTTGCATTTGGTGCTCCTCGAAATAGTTTTAAAGTTACCATTTCTCATAGATCATTACTCGATGAATTTTTGTTAGATGGATTAAAAGTAAGTCCAAACCAAGCACATGAAGTTTCCAAAATTTTGGACAAAAAAAACAAAATCACGCAAGACGAATACATCACTCTTGTTTCCAAAACCATTCCGAATGATAGCTCTGCTGTTTCAAAAATTGATTTGTTTTTAAATTCAACTGTGGAGACACTCAATCAAATCCCTGGAATTAAAGAAGAAACTCTGAGTGCAATCAAAGGATTGTTTCAAGAGATTAATATGATTGGTTTAGAAGACATTGTCCATTTTGATCCTTCTGTAGTAAGGGGATTCGATTATTATACAGGATTTATTTTCGAAATCTTCGATTCATCACCACAAAATAAACGTTCCTTGTATGGTGGTGGAAGGTATGATAATCTCATTGGATTATTTTCCAATGAAGAGTTAACAGGGATTGGTTTTGGGCTGGGGGATGTAACGTTACAGAACTTTTTAACAGTTCATAATCTATTGCCTAGTTTTAAAAATGATGCAACTGTATACATTCCGCTGTTAGATGATTCTTCTTTTGCAGAAAATCACAATTTTGCTAAACAATTACGAAAAGAAAAGATCAATGTCGAAGTTTCCTTAGTTTCTCAAAAAATGGGAAAACAACTTTCTTATGCTGAAAAAAAAAGATACAGATGGATTTTGCTCCGTGGTGAGGACGAAATCAAGGCTGGTACCGTAACATTAAAAGACATGGCAACAAGAGACCAATTTACATTTAGTTTCTCGGAAGCACTTCAAAAGATAAAAGAAGAGCTTTTGAAATGA
- a CDS encoding DUF1577 domain-containing protein, which yields MINRVKIHFDQEREYVPLEAVRVLPEFFKQMMAGNGLFLKGYDSPAKVKFKGERPDGAHIWELETMPEMIETIFTIQATPSFHVEIDYEIQNQKDNLLLGKAIDRRQTYTTRQDPRNEKVRGNVVASNFLIAKTNIDFSKLTGVSSQVILSDIQKTVLRNYPQSKVVFISSSTHSDEIDLLKEHKKPIFILDTETFESYNSDEVFDPKKTFEDEFLLDDKVNEYKKKKIGSYIYYPLFIQMKEMHFFAYLSLETERTRIPSEVLDLFKEVERTFQERIMDSNTHILDIKQNVLNVSRGGVALEISDMEIVKALKVKPSFTLDINFKLQAPIRMAVELRHLEEVNDFYRLGGRITGVSGDKKAKEIYHSLIDFFN from the coding sequence ATGATCAATCGAGTCAAAATCCATTTCGACCAAGAACGCGAGTATGTTCCTCTAGAAGCCGTCCGTGTTTTGCCTGAATTTTTCAAACAGATGATGGCTGGAAATGGATTATTTCTCAAAGGTTATGATTCCCCGGCGAAAGTGAAATTTAAAGGGGAACGTCCAGATGGAGCACATATCTGGGAATTGGAAACAATGCCAGAAATGATTGAGACCATTTTTACAATCCAAGCGACTCCAAGTTTTCATGTAGAAATTGATTACGAAATCCAAAATCAAAAAGATAATCTTTTGCTTGGAAAGGCTATTGATCGTCGACAAACGTATACAACTCGCCAAGATCCCCGGAATGAAAAAGTAAGAGGGAATGTTGTTGCTTCCAATTTTTTAATTGCAAAAACAAATATCGATTTTTCTAAATTAACCGGCGTTAGTTCGCAAGTCATTCTATCTGACATACAAAAAACCGTTCTTAGAAACTATCCTCAGTCGAAAGTGGTTTTTATTTCATCCTCAACTCATAGTGATGAAATTGATTTATTGAAGGAACATAAAAAACCAATTTTTATTTTGGATACTGAAACATTCGAATCATACAATTCGGATGAGGTATTTGACCCTAAAAAGACTTTTGAAGATGAGTTTTTACTAGATGATAAGGTAAATGAATATAAGAAGAAAAAAATAGGATCGTATATTTATTATCCGTTATTCATACAAATGAAGGAAATGCATTTTTTTGCATACCTCTCATTAGAAACCGAAAGAACAAGAATCCCAAGCGAAGTTTTGGATTTGTTTAAAGAGGTTGAACGTACGTTTCAGGAAAGAATTATGGATTCAAATACCCATATTCTTGATATCAAACAAAACGTTTTGAACGTTTCTCGAGGTGGAGTTGCCTTGGAAATCAGTGATATGGAAATAGTAAAAGCACTGAAAGTGAAACCTTCGTTTACCTTAGACATCAATTTTAAATTACAAGCACCAATTCGGATGGCAGTGGAATTACGCCATTTAGAAGAAGTGAACGATTTTTACCGTTTAGGCGGTAGGATCACTGGTGTGAGCGGAGACAAAAAAGCCAAAGAGATTTACCATAGTCTCATTGATTTTTTTAATTAA